One genomic segment of Pandoraea sputorum includes these proteins:
- the ilvD gene encoding dihydroxy-acid dehydratase has product MAFNRRSRNVTQGVARSPNRSMYYALGYKEEDFDNPMIGVANGHSTITPCNAGLQRLTDAAVEAIKTHQANPQTFGTPTISDGMSMGTEGMKYSLVSREVIADCIETAVQGQWMDGVVVIGGCDKNMPGGMIALARINVPGIYVYGGTIKPGNWKGKDLTIVSSFEAVGEFTAGRMTEADFKGIEKNACPTTGSCGGMYTANTMSSSFEALGMSLLYSSTMANPDQEKVDSAAESARVLIEAVKQDLKPRDIITRKSIENAVALIMATGGSTNAVLHYLAIAHAADVEWSIEDFERIRARVPVICDLKPSGKYVATDLHKAGGIPQVLKILLDAGLLHGDCMTITGRTIAEELKDVPSVPRADQHVIFPVDQALYKEGHLAILKGNLAEDGAVAKITGLKNPVITGPARVFDDEQSAMEAILSDKIQAGDILVLRYLGPKGGPGMPEMLAPTSAIIGKGLGESVGFITDGRFSGGTWGMVVGHVAPEAFVGGTIALVQEGDSITIDAHKLLLQLNVTDEELAKRRAVWKAPAPRYTRGVLAKYAALAQPANKGGATG; this is encoded by the coding sequence ATGGCATTCAACCGTCGTTCGCGCAATGTCACGCAAGGCGTGGCACGCTCGCCTAACCGCTCGATGTACTACGCGCTGGGCTACAAGGAAGAAGACTTCGACAATCCGATGATCGGCGTGGCCAACGGCCATTCGACGATCACCCCGTGCAACGCGGGGTTGCAGCGTCTGACGGACGCTGCAGTGGAAGCGATCAAAACCCATCAGGCCAACCCCCAGACCTTCGGCACCCCCACCATCTCCGACGGCATGTCGATGGGCACCGAGGGCATGAAGTATTCGCTCGTCTCGCGTGAAGTCATCGCCGATTGTATCGAGACAGCCGTGCAGGGCCAGTGGATGGACGGCGTGGTCGTCATCGGCGGCTGCGACAAGAACATGCCGGGCGGCATGATCGCGCTCGCACGCATCAATGTGCCCGGCATTTACGTCTATGGCGGCACGATCAAGCCGGGCAACTGGAAGGGCAAGGATCTCACCATCGTCTCCTCGTTCGAAGCCGTGGGCGAATTCACCGCCGGGCGCATGACCGAGGCCGATTTCAAGGGCATCGAAAAGAACGCATGTCCGACGACCGGCTCCTGTGGCGGCATGTACACCGCCAATACGATGAGCTCGTCGTTCGAAGCGCTGGGTATGTCGTTGCTCTACTCCTCGACGATGGCCAACCCCGATCAGGAGAAGGTCGACTCGGCCGCTGAATCGGCACGGGTTCTGATCGAAGCGGTCAAGCAAGACCTCAAGCCGCGCGACATCATCACGCGCAAATCCATCGAGAATGCCGTTGCGCTGATCATGGCCACGGGCGGCTCGACCAACGCCGTGCTGCACTATCTGGCGATTGCCCACGCCGCGGATGTCGAGTGGAGCATCGAGGACTTCGAACGCATTCGTGCACGCGTGCCGGTCATCTGCGATTTGAAGCCGTCGGGCAAGTACGTGGCAACCGATCTGCACAAAGCCGGCGGCATTCCGCAAGTCCTCAAGATTCTGCTCGACGCCGGCCTGCTGCACGGCGACTGCATGACGATCACCGGCCGCACTATTGCGGAAGAACTGAAGGACGTGCCGTCGGTGCCGCGCGCCGATCAGCATGTGATCTTCCCCGTCGATCAGGCACTTTACAAAGAGGGGCACCTCGCCATCCTCAAGGGCAATCTGGCCGAAGACGGCGCCGTCGCCAAGATCACCGGCCTGAAGAACCCGGTAATCACCGGCCCGGCGCGCGTGTTCGACGACGAACAGAGCGCCATGGAGGCGATACTGAGCGACAAGATTCAGGCGGGCGACATTCTGGTGCTGCGCTATCTCGGACCGAAGGGCGGACCGGGGATGCCGGAGATGCTGGCACCGACTTCGGCGATCATCGGCAAGGGGCTCGGCGAGTCGGTCGGCTTCATCACCGACGGCCGGTTCTCGGGCGGCACCTGGGGCATGGTGGTCGGACACGTGGCACCGGAGGCGTTCGTGGGCGGCACCATCGCGCTCGTGCAGGAAGGCGATTCGATCACCATCGACGCACACAAACTGCTCCTCCAGTTGAACGTGACCGACGAAGAACTCGCCAAGCGCCGCGCCGTGTGGAAAGCCCCTGCCCCGCGCTACACACGCGGTGTGCTCGCCAAGTACGCCGCGCTGGCACAACCGGCGAACAAGGGCGGTGCGACGGGCTGA
- a CDS encoding c-type cytochrome: MKGFAGARAGTMMSLWLMAAATAYAQSGASAAPQSDVPDHRAMEKLARARNCMTCHATDRTLLAPSYRDIAKRYAGQPGATDELTRSIADGSQGKWGKIPMPAGLQLAPGEANDLARWILGMTPGYRP; encoded by the coding sequence ATGAAGGGATTTGCCGGCGCTCGCGCCGGGACGATGATGAGCTTGTGGCTGATGGCCGCCGCTACCGCCTATGCACAGTCAGGCGCGAGCGCTGCACCGCAGTCCGATGTGCCCGACCACCGCGCCATGGAGAAACTGGCCAGGGCACGGAACTGTATGACGTGTCACGCCACCGACCGCACGCTGCTCGCGCCGTCCTATCGCGACATCGCAAAACGTTATGCCGGGCAACCCGGTGCCACGGACGAACTGACGCGCTCCATCGCGGACGGGAGTCAGGGGAAGTGGGGCAAAATTCCGATGCCCGCGGGCTTGCAACTCGCGCCGGGCGAGGCGAACGATCTCGCACGCTGGATTCTCGGGATGACGCCGGGGTATCGCCCCTGA
- a CDS encoding DUF2486 family protein → MTNEPERNDPGIPTLTEVLAEGETVPSGAAGAAGDALAAAPVAEQGVPADVAVFAERVSARLTLQLADEITTMVERRCHDALIDQTSWLVQLIGKQVADALQAQLPDRIRQAVIEEVAKQVRSQG, encoded by the coding sequence GTGACGAACGAGCCCGAGCGCAACGACCCCGGCATTCCCACGCTGACCGAAGTGCTTGCTGAGGGTGAAACGGTGCCTTCGGGCGCTGCAGGCGCTGCGGGCGACGCGTTGGCTGCCGCGCCGGTGGCGGAGCAGGGCGTCCCGGCCGATGTCGCGGTGTTTGCCGAGCGTGTGAGCGCGCGGCTCACGCTGCAACTGGCCGACGAGATCACGACGATGGTGGAGCGGCGCTGTCACGACGCGCTGATCGATCAGACGTCCTGGCTGGTGCAACTGATCGGCAAACAGGTGGCGGACGCCTTGCAGGCGCAACTGCCGGATCGTATCCGGCAGGCCGTCATCGAAGAGGTGGCGAAGCAGGTGCGCTCGCAGGGATGA
- a CDS encoding DNA polymerase III subunit chi encodes MTRVDFHTHVADRLEYACRFARKVYGAGQTLVVVGEPDVLRAFDQTLWTFSPLEFVPHCFTADPVAAQTPVVLAGPDEQAQHHQVMLNLANRVPTHFARFERVVEIIGDTPDDLSGARERYRFYRDRGYTLNNYDQRG; translated from the coding sequence GTGACCCGCGTCGACTTTCACACGCACGTGGCGGACCGGCTCGAATACGCGTGCCGGTTCGCGCGCAAGGTCTACGGGGCCGGGCAGACGCTCGTGGTCGTCGGTGAGCCCGACGTGCTGCGGGCGTTCGATCAGACCTTGTGGACGTTCTCGCCGCTGGAGTTCGTCCCGCATTGCTTCACGGCCGACCCCGTCGCGGCCCAGACGCCGGTCGTGCTGGCCGGACCTGACGAGCAAGCGCAGCATCATCAGGTCATGCTCAATCTGGCGAATCGCGTGCCTACGCACTTCGCGCGCTTCGAACGGGTGGTGGAAATCATCGGCGACACGCCCGACGACCTGTCCGGTGCGCGCGAGCGCTATCGCTTCTACCGTGATCGTGGCTACACCCTGAACAACTACGACCAGCGAGGTTGA
- a CDS encoding leucyl aminopeptidase: MDFSTKAFDSTKAGQAGLANAKTECLVVGVFEQQPLAGLAKALDAASKGLLARMVKRAEIDGKLGSTLMLHEVAGWSPARVLFVGLGREDQLSQKGFNEATRAAVRAVLASRATDALWTLPQAKVVGQDTAWAVRASVLALREATYRFTRMKSKVEAANTVLRKVVFSVAPDDLKAAKLAAKQGEAIANGMALTKDLGNLPGNVCTPTYLADTARKLAREFKLKSEILGPKQIEALKMGSFLSVARGSVEPPQFIVLKYEGGSAKQAPIVLVGKGVTFDTGGISLKPGESMDEMKYDMCGAGSVLGTIRAVAEMGLKLNVIAIVPATENMPSGQATKPGDVVTSMSGQTIEVLNTDAEGRLILCDALTYAERFNPAAVIDVATLTGACIIALGHVNSGLFSKSDALADELLAAGRTTGDTAWRLPVEDEYQEQLKSNFADVANIGGRPAGSVTAACFLARFTEKYEWAHLDIAGTAWKSGAAKGATGRPVPLLTQFLLDREAR; the protein is encoded by the coding sequence ATGGACTTTAGCACAAAAGCCTTCGATTCGACCAAGGCGGGCCAAGCCGGTCTCGCCAATGCAAAGACCGAATGTCTGGTGGTTGGCGTGTTCGAGCAGCAGCCGCTCGCAGGGCTGGCCAAGGCGCTCGACGCCGCGAGCAAAGGTTTGCTCGCCCGCATGGTCAAGCGTGCCGAAATCGACGGCAAGCTCGGCAGCACGCTGATGCTGCACGAAGTCGCCGGCTGGAGCCCGGCGCGTGTGCTGTTCGTCGGTCTGGGCCGCGAAGACCAGCTCTCGCAGAAAGGTTTCAACGAAGCCACGCGTGCCGCCGTGCGTGCCGTGCTCGCCTCGCGCGCCACGGACGCCCTCTGGACGTTGCCGCAGGCCAAGGTCGTGGGTCAGGATACCGCCTGGGCCGTGCGCGCCTCGGTGCTCGCCCTGCGCGAGGCGACCTATCGCTTCACGCGCATGAAGAGCAAGGTCGAAGCCGCCAACACCGTGCTGCGCAAGGTTGTGTTCTCGGTCGCCCCGGACGATCTGAAGGCCGCCAAGCTGGCCGCCAAGCAAGGCGAGGCCATCGCCAACGGCATGGCGCTCACCAAGGACCTCGGCAATCTGCCGGGCAATGTGTGCACGCCGACGTATTTGGCCGATACCGCCCGCAAGCTCGCGCGCGAGTTCAAGCTCAAGTCGGAAATCCTCGGACCGAAGCAGATCGAGGCGCTCAAGATGGGGTCGTTCCTGTCGGTCGCCCGTGGTTCGGTCGAACCGCCGCAGTTCATCGTCCTTAAATATGAAGGCGGTAGCGCCAAGCAGGCCCCGATCGTTCTGGTCGGCAAGGGCGTGACGTTCGACACGGGTGGCATCTCGCTCAAGCCGGGTGAGAGCATGGACGAGATGAAGTACGACATGTGTGGCGCGGGTTCCGTGCTCGGTACGATCCGCGCGGTCGCCGAGATGGGCCTCAAGCTCAACGTCATCGCCATCGTGCCCGCCACGGAGAATATGCCGAGCGGTCAGGCGACGAAGCCGGGCGACGTGGTCACCAGCATGTCCGGTCAGACCATCGAAGTGCTCAATACCGACGCCGAAGGCCGTCTGATTCTGTGCGATGCACTCACCTACGCGGAACGCTTCAACCCGGCGGCGGTGATCGACGTCGCCACGCTCACGGGCGCCTGCATCATTGCGCTGGGCCATGTGAATTCGGGCCTCTTCTCGAAGAGCGACGCGCTCGCCGACGAACTGCTGGCCGCTGGCCGCACGACGGGCGACACGGCCTGGCGTCTGCCGGTCGAAGACGAATATCAGGAGCAGCTCAAGTCGAACTTCGCCGACGTGGCGAACATCGGCGGGCGTCCGGCCGGTAGCGTGACGGCGGCCTGCTTCCTGGCGCGCTTCACTGAAAAGTACGAGTGGGCGCACCTGGACATCGCCGGTACGGCCTGGAAGAGCGGCGCGGCGAAGGGGGCGACGGGCCGTCCGGTGCCGTTGCTCACGCAGTTCCTGCTCGATCGCGAAGCCCGGTGA
- the lptF gene encoding LPS export ABC transporter permease LptF, whose amino-acid sequence MIFQRSLQRELNYTAGAVFMVLITVMLTTMMIRILGFAASGKADPRDVLVLIGLAVIGYLAVILIVTLFVSILFVLTRWYRDSEMVVWFASGLSITDFIKPVLRFATPYLAVITFCALVAWPWANQQISALEARFAQRDDVSMISPGQFRESAASHRVFFVETVSPDATKVHNVFVSGTENGKVNVVVSKDGHIETAKDGNRYIVLEKGRRYDGVPGQPDYRVMEFERYGVKIDNPASASTDNTPTKGVPTARLFREIQNPIFRGEIVWRVGLPLLALALVLLAVPLAYQNPRHGRTVNLVMAVLIYLGYTNLLSLSQAWVAQERLPLAIGVWLLHVLALGVIVLLYVRRVRFRGLLGRRRNNGASAVRASGGAR is encoded by the coding sequence ATGATTTTTCAGCGTTCCCTGCAGCGCGAGCTGAACTACACCGCCGGGGCCGTCTTCATGGTGCTGATCACCGTCATGCTAACGACGATGATGATCCGCATCCTGGGCTTCGCCGCGTCCGGGAAAGCCGATCCGCGCGACGTTCTCGTGCTTATCGGTCTGGCCGTCATCGGCTACCTCGCCGTCATTCTGATCGTGACGCTCTTCGTCTCGATCCTGTTCGTCCTGACCCGGTGGTACCGCGACTCCGAAATGGTCGTGTGGTTTGCTTCCGGATTGTCCATCACCGACTTCATCAAGCCGGTGCTGCGCTTTGCCACGCCCTATCTGGCCGTCATCACCTTCTGCGCGCTGGTTGCCTGGCCCTGGGCAAACCAGCAGATCTCTGCGCTCGAAGCCCGCTTCGCCCAGCGCGACGATGTCTCCATGATCTCGCCGGGCCAGTTCCGCGAGAGCGCAGCGAGCCATCGCGTGTTCTTCGTCGAGACGGTCTCGCCGGACGCCACCAAAGTCCACAACGTCTTCGTCTCGGGCACGGAAAACGGCAAGGTGAACGTCGTGGTGTCGAAAGACGGTCACATCGAGACGGCCAAGGACGGCAATCGCTACATCGTGCTGGAAAAGGGCCGTCGCTACGACGGCGTGCCCGGTCAGCCCGACTACCGCGTGATGGAGTTCGAGCGCTACGGCGTGAAGATCGACAACCCGGCAAGCGCGAGCACCGACAACACGCCGACCAAGGGCGTGCCGACCGCGCGCCTGTTCCGTGAAATCCAGAATCCGATCTTCCGTGGCGAAATCGTCTGGCGCGTGGGTTTGCCGTTGCTCGCACTGGCGCTCGTGCTGCTCGCCGTGCCGCTGGCCTATCAGAACCCGCGTCACGGGCGCACCGTCAACCTCGTCATGGCCGTGCTGATCTATCTGGGCTATACCAACCTGCTGAGCCTGTCGCAGGCGTGGGTCGCGCAGGAACGTCTGCCGCTGGCCATCGGCGTGTGGCTGCTGCATGTCCTGGCATTGGGTGTCATCGTGCTGCTTTACGTGCGACGCGTGCGTTTTCGCGGGCTGTTGGGCCGACGCCGTAACAACGGCGCCAGCGCAGTGCGTGCATCGGGAGGGGCTCGCTGA
- the lptG gene encoding LPS export ABC transporter permease LptG: protein MRVYEKYFARQIYLAFLFVLLAFVGLFVFFDLVSELGDVGRGGYRFQHALAYVLLFAPQRMYEIIPVASLIAAIYVCAQLAGNSEFTIFRVSGLSTGQALRSLLKIGFPIVLITFVIGEYIAPSAEQLAQKIRLEALGSSVSAGFRSGVWVKDTVDQDGNRVTRFINVGTLNPDNTIADVRIYEFDAKLHLDSVRLAKLGEFAAPNFWKLTDVSETVFSAVGDTPGDNDPLRALVQSKQVHIDSVQMRSELTPQILSVLMVSPDNMAIGSLYKYIGHLKENQQNTDRYNLALWQKLLYPFAVFVMMALALPFAYLHARAGAIGLKVFGGIMLGMSFQLLNNLFSHLGLLNTWPAWFTAALPSLLYLVLAIGALRWVDKH, encoded by the coding sequence ATGCGCGTCTATGAGAAATATTTCGCGCGCCAGATCTATCTGGCGTTCCTGTTCGTGCTGCTCGCGTTCGTCGGCCTGTTCGTCTTCTTCGATCTGGTGAGCGAACTGGGCGACGTGGGCCGGGGCGGCTATCGCTTCCAGCACGCGCTGGCCTACGTGCTGCTGTTCGCGCCGCAGCGCATGTACGAAATCATTCCGGTCGCGTCGCTGATCGCGGCCATTTACGTGTGCGCCCAACTGGCCGGGAACTCGGAGTTCACGATCTTCCGTGTCTCGGGTCTGTCCACGGGACAGGCGCTGCGCTCGCTGCTGAAGATCGGTTTCCCGATTGTGCTGATCACGTTCGTCATCGGCGAGTACATCGCCCCGAGCGCCGAACAGCTTGCGCAGAAGATCCGCCTCGAAGCCCTCGGCAGTTCGGTCTCGGCAGGCTTTCGATCTGGCGTATGGGTGAAGGACACCGTCGATCAGGACGGCAACCGCGTCACCCGCTTCATCAACGTCGGCACGCTCAACCCGGATAACACCATTGCCGACGTTCGCATCTACGAGTTCGACGCGAAGCTGCACCTCGACAGCGTACGGCTGGCCAAGCTCGGAGAGTTCGCGGCTCCCAACTTCTGGAAGCTCACGGACGTGTCGGAAACGGTCTTTAGCGCCGTCGGCGACACCCCGGGCGACAACGATCCGTTGCGTGCGCTGGTGCAGAGCAAGCAGGTGCACATCGACTCGGTGCAGATGCGCTCGGAACTCACCCCGCAAATTCTGTCCGTGCTGATGGTCTCGCCCGACAACATGGCGATCGGCAGCCTGTACAAGTACATCGGCCACCTGAAGGAAAACCAGCAGAACACCGACCGCTACAACCTCGCGCTCTGGCAAAAGCTGCTGTATCCGTTCGCCGTCTTCGTGATGATGGCCCTGGCCCTGCCGTTCGCCTATCTGCACGCCCGCGCCGGGGCCATCGGCCTGAAAGTGTTCGGCGGCATCATGCTCGGCATGAGCTTCCAGTTGCTCAACAATCTGTTCTCGCATCTGGGCCTGCTCAACACCTGGCCGGCGTGGTTCACGGCGGCGTTACCGTCCCTGCTCTATCTGGTGCTCGCCATCGGGGCGTTGCGCTGGGTGGACAAGCACTGA
- a CDS encoding sirohydrochlorin chelatase codes for MYGKPGVVLFAHGSRDPRWAEPFERLRDKLVAQRPDASVRLAFLELMTPNLADAVADLVSQGCQDVTVVPVFLGQGGHVRRDLPVLADACRSAHPGVALRLSAAVGEDDAVLQALAAYCANEVPHA; via the coding sequence ATGTACGGCAAACCCGGTGTCGTTCTCTTTGCTCACGGCTCGCGCGACCCGCGCTGGGCCGAACCGTTCGAGCGTCTGCGCGACAAGTTGGTCGCGCAGCGCCCGGACGCCAGCGTCCGGCTCGCGTTTCTCGAGTTGATGACGCCGAACCTGGCCGACGCCGTCGCCGATCTCGTCTCGCAAGGCTGTCAGGATGTCACCGTCGTTCCGGTGTTTCTGGGCCAGGGCGGTCACGTCCGGCGCGATCTCCCGGTGCTCGCCGACGCCTGTCGCAGCGCGCACCCCGGTGTCGCTTTACGTCTGAGCGCCGCCGTGGGCGAAGACGATGCGGTGCTTCAGGCACTCGCCGCGTACTGCGCCAACGAAGTGCCGCACGCCTGA